In Cottoperca gobio chromosome 1, fCotGob3.1, whole genome shotgun sequence, a genomic segment contains:
- the LOC115015483 gene encoding CMRF35-like molecule 1 produces MFLSSSLKMIFLMLVFLVGGLRKTEAISITGELGKDVTIQCSHSNAFYKVKYFCNEACNDEGILVSSVKVDSNKKYSIKNEGNTFHVTISHLTGEDSGTYWCGIERIGFDTYSKVVLTVTVIDEKTKTPKDDFSEMLLYIGVGLGGVVLSLTTALLLFFRLRNRDIHASSGEDHNTVYATHSSQKQDRNPVTTSSSTANEDQETKSNVSTSSESQKQPDGLFYSTVSFSKHPDCSTTHHRATDESTVIYNV; encoded by the exons ATGTTTCTTTCAAGCAGCTTGAAGATGATTTTTCTAATGTTGGTCTTTCTTGTGGGAG gGTTACGGAAGACTGAAGCTATATCAATAACAGGAGAATTGGGAAAGGATGTCACAATACAATGCTCTCACTCCAACGCATTCTACAAAGTCAAATATTTCTGCAACGAAGCGTGTAACGATGAAGGTATCTTAGTAAGTAGCGTGAAAGTAGATTCAAATAAGAAATACAGTATCAAAAATGAAGGAAACACATTCCACGTGACCATCTCTCATCTGACGGGGGAGGACTCAGGAACTTACTGGTGTGGAATAGAAAGAATTGGTTTCGACACATACAGCAAAGTAGTCCTCACAGTCACAGTCATAGACG AAAAAACAAAGACCCCCAAAGACGATTTTTCAGAGATGTTGTTGTACATCGGAGTAGGACTCGGGGGGGTTGTGCTGAGTCTGACGACGGCCCTTCTACTATTCTTCAGACTTCGAAACAGAGACATCCACGCATCTTCTG GTGAGGACCATAACACGGTTTATGCAACACATTCCAGTCAGAAACAAGATCGAAACCCTGTCACTACTTCCTCTTCAACAGCCAATGAGGATCAAGAAACAAAGTCCAACGTCAGCACTTCATCCGAGTCTCAGAAACAACCAGACGGCCTCTTCTACTCCACTGTTAGCTTCAGCAAACACCCAGACTGCAGCACTACTCATCACAGAGCAACAGATGAATCAACAGTAATTTACAATGTCTGA